GTGATCGAACGCTCACCTGCCGCGATTGCGGTCAGACCTTTGTCTTCACCGCGGGCGAGCAGGCGTTCTACGCCGAGCGCGGCTACTCTGAGCCGCTGCGCTGCCAGTCGTGCCGCCAGGCCCGCAAGCAGCAGCGATCGTCCGGTGGCGACAGCTACGGCAGCGGTGGCTACAGCAGCGGTGGCGGCTATGGCGGCGATAGCTACAGCAGCGGCCGCAGCGGCGGATACGGCGGCGACAGCTACAGCCGCGGCCCGCGCCAGATGTACCCCGCGGTCTGCAGCCAGTGTGGCAAGGAGACCGAAGTTCCGTTCCAGCCGACCGCTGGCAAGCCGGTTTACTGCCGCGAGT
Above is a window of Thermomicrobiales bacterium DNA encoding:
- a CDS encoding zinc-ribbon domain containing protein — translated: MSDRTLTCRDCGQTFVFTAGEQAFYAERGYSEPLRCQSCRQARKQQRSSGGDSYGSGGYSSGGGYGGDSYSSGRSGGYGGDSYSRGPRQMYPAVCSQCGKETEVPFQPTAGKPVYCRECFQDRRSNSYSY